Within the Paramagnetospirillum magnetotacticum MS-1 genome, the region GCTGCCAAGACCGGCGCCGCCGCCAAGACCGGCGCCGTCGCCAAGACCGGCATCGCCGCCAAGACGGGTGTTGCCACCGCCGTTGCCGCTCCGGCGGCTCCTGCCAATGTTGCCGCCGCCCAGGGCGCCGGGACCAAGGTCGCCCTCGGCGCGGGCAAGGCCGCCGCCGGTGCCAAGGTCGTCGGTGGAACCATCTGGACCGGCAAGGGCCTCGGCCTCGGCCTGGGTCTCGGTCTGGGCGCGTGGGGGCCGATCATTCTCGGCGTTGTTGGCGCCGGGGCG harbors:
- the mms6 gene encoding magnetic particle specific iron-binding protein Mms6, with product MPAQIANGVICPPGAPAGTKAAAAMGEMEREGAAAKAGAAKTGAAAKTGAVAKTGIAAKTGVATAVAAPAAPANVAAAQGAGTKVALGAGKAAAGAKVVGGTIWTGKGLGLGLGLGLGAWGPIILGVVGAGAVYAYMKSRDIESAQSDEEVELRDALA